The genomic stretch GCCCGGTGGGCCTCGGGTTCCACCCGGACTGGGACCTGCACGACCCGATCGCCTGGCTGACCGGCGACCCGAGCGCACTTCTCCCTCTGCTCGAGCAGCCGGTGGACGCCACCGACCTGATCCTGCTCGAGCAGGTCGACGGCGAGGCGATCACCGAGCCGGCCGAGCTGATCGGCTACCTGGCGGGCGGGGGGCGGCGCGAAGCCCGACTGGCGTCCCTGCGCCTGGCAGCCGAGGCGGCGTTCGCGAACACGGCGTGCCCGGACCCGAGGGTCAGCAGCTCGTACGTGGAGGCAGCGGCCGAGCAGGAGGTCGCCTACGCCACCCGCACCAGCGCCTACGGCGCGTCGAAGGAGATCGAACGCGCCCTCGCGCTCAAGGAGACCTTCCCGGGGTTCCGGGCCGCGCTGGCCGCCGGGGAGATCACCGAGCGACACTGCGCCGCGCTGGTCGACGCGACCCGGTACCTCACCGACCCCGACGTGCTGGCGACGATCGAGGCAGCGGCGTTGGAGAAGGCGCGCACGCTGACCGCCTCGGAGCTGCGCAAGCACCTCGACAAGCTCATCTCCCGCCACGACCCCGACGCCACCGTCCGCGCCCACAAGGCCGTCGCAACGCGGGACGTGTACCGCCAGCCGATCGGCGACGGGATGGCGTTCCTCGGCGTCACGCACCAGGCGCCGGTGATCGACGCGGTGTTCGACGCGATCGATGCCGCGGGCAAGGCGCTGCGCGCGCAGCGCGGCGGCGCCGAGGCGCTGCGGACCGGGAACGAGGACGCCGCCTCGGGAGCCTGCCGCGCCGATGCGATGGCCGCCCTCGTGCTCGGGACCCGCGACGAGGAAGGCGAGCTGGTCTACGACGCCTCCCGCACCCAGGCCGAACTGCACGTCGTCATGGACCTCGACACGCTGCGCGGCGAGCGTGACGGACTCGCACTGCTGAACGGCACGCCCATCCCGGCCCCGATCGCCCGTGAGGTCGCCGGGGTCGCCGACTGCTGGCGACGCGTGGTCGTCGACCCGGTCGACGGGCACCTGCTCGACTACGGCACCCGCCAGTACCTCC from Frankiales bacterium encodes the following:
- a CDS encoding DUF222 domain-containing protein — encoded protein: PVGLGFHPDWDLHDPIAWLTGDPSALLPLLEQPVDATDLILLEQVDGEAITEPAELIGYLAGGGRREARLASLRLAAEAAFANTACPDPRVSSSYVEAAAEQEVAYATRTSAYGASKEIERALALKETFPGFRAALAAGEITERHCAALVDATRYLTDPDVLATIEAAALEKARTLTASELRKHLDKLISRHDPDATVRAHKAVATRDVYRQPIGDGMAFLGVTHQAPVIDAVFDAIDAAGKALRAQRGGAEALRTGNEDAASGACRADAMAALVLGTRDEEGELVYDASRTQAELHVVMDLDTLRGERDGLALLNGTPIPAPIAREVAGVADCWRRVVVDPVDGHLLDYGTRQYLPAALREHVLHRDPVCRRPGCTRRAQEMDHALPFPEGSSDTANCGGLCSRCHQVKTAGHATIEDSAPDGSGTWVTRWRQRIRIPAQPVLEPPPRPAAPPAGPPPPSCAAPAHPGAEEATGEHPAAGTGGPPERPPC